From Acidimicrobiales bacterium, one genomic window encodes:
- a CDS encoding TIGR03620 family F420-dependent LLM class oxidoreductase, translating to MSTPNATVIDKLSATGVWYFTDMLTTEQSRETAARIESLGYSALWIPDTLGRDPFVNAATLLDATTELIVATGIANIHMRHPGMMKQGAMSLAELSGGRFVLGLGVSHAPMVEGLRQLPYEKPLSTMRTYLDAMNASLYSAIPPAEEPLVVLAALGPKMLAMAAEKTAGAHPYWTTPEHTAQAREIMGPDALLCVEQKCVLTTDADVAHEATREQLGMYATLPNYRNNWLRLGFTEDEIESRAPRFLDAVMAWGDESAIAERIQAHYDAGATHVCIQPVNTEDRSQPDWRLLEALSPKA from the coding sequence GTGTCTACTCCCAACGCGACCGTCATCGACAAGCTCTCCGCCACCGGCGTGTGGTACTTCACCGACATGCTCACGACCGAGCAGAGCCGCGAAACCGCCGCGCGGATCGAATCGCTGGGCTACTCCGCCCTCTGGATCCCCGACACGCTCGGCCGGGATCCGTTCGTCAACGCGGCCACCCTGCTCGATGCGACGACCGAGCTGATCGTCGCCACCGGCATCGCCAACATCCACATGCGCCATCCGGGGATGATGAAGCAGGGGGCCATGAGCCTCGCCGAGTTGTCGGGGGGCCGCTTCGTGCTGGGCCTCGGCGTGTCCCACGCACCGATGGTCGAGGGGCTGCGGCAGCTGCCCTACGAGAAGCCGCTGTCGACCATGCGCACCTATCTCGACGCGATGAATGCGTCGCTCTACTCGGCCATCCCACCGGCCGAAGAACCACTCGTCGTGCTCGCCGCGCTCGGGCCGAAGATGCTCGCGATGGCTGCGGAGAAGACCGCCGGCGCCCACCCCTACTGGACGACGCCCGAACACACCGCCCAGGCCCGCGAGATCATGGGGCCCGACGCGCTGCTGTGTGTCGAACAGAAGTGCGTGCTCACCACCGACGCCGACGTCGCCCACGAGGCGACTCGAGAGCAGCTCGGCATGTATGCCACCCTCCCGAACTATCGCAACAACTGGCTCCGGCTGGGCTTCACCGAGGACGAGATCGAATCGCGTGCGCCCCGCTTCCTCGATGCCGTCATGGCCTGGGGCGACGAGAGTGCGATCGCCGAGCGCATCCAGGCCCACTACGACGCGGGCGCGACGCACGTCTGCATCCAACCCGTCAACACCGAGGATCGCAGCCAGCCCGACTGGCGGCTGCTGGAAGCGCTGAGCCCGAAGGCCTGA
- a CDS encoding phosphotransferase family protein codes for MNAPRGIDPGPVTDWILERRPDLVVPLGFELITGGASNLTFRVVDAAGTRLVLRRPPTGHVLASAHDMAREHRIMAALQDTAVPVPSLVGLCQDEAVIGADFYVMDFVDGRIIFDRADGEAVDPALRPVMTNSLTDTLAALHAIDPDEIGLGDLGRKEDYCARQLRRWKRQVDEGSDRDMPLFQDLHDRFVAAIPPQQGAGIVHGDYRLDNCMMADDGTVAAVLDWELCTLGDVLADVAGMAMWWGDDPAARGRIADVPTRADGFGTRVEMLERYAQHSDRDVSDLPWYVAFQHWRLAAISEGVRVRFAAGAMGDQEGTANADALDAVDSLIETADRILRSGSL; via the coding sequence ATGAACGCACCCAGAGGCATCGACCCGGGACCGGTCACCGACTGGATTCTCGAGCGCAGGCCCGATCTCGTCGTGCCACTCGGCTTCGAGCTGATCACCGGTGGCGCCTCCAATCTGACCTTCCGGGTCGTCGACGCCGCCGGAACCCGACTCGTCCTCCGTCGTCCGCCGACGGGACACGTACTCGCCAGCGCCCACGACATGGCCCGCGAGCATCGGATCATGGCCGCGCTCCAGGACACCGCCGTGCCCGTCCCGTCGCTCGTCGGCCTCTGCCAGGACGAGGCCGTCATCGGCGCCGACTTCTACGTGATGGACTTCGTCGACGGGCGGATCATCTTCGACCGCGCCGACGGCGAGGCGGTCGATCCTGCGCTGCGGCCGGTGATGACGAACTCGCTGACCGACACGCTCGCCGCATTGCACGCGATCGATCCCGACGAGATCGGGCTCGGCGACCTCGGCCGCAAGGAGGACTATTGCGCCCGCCAGCTACGACGCTGGAAGCGACAGGTCGACGAGGGATCCGATCGCGACATGCCGCTGTTCCAGGATCTCCACGACCGCTTCGTCGCCGCCATTCCGCCGCAGCAGGGTGCCGGCATCGTCCACGGCGACTATCGCCTGGACAATTGCATGATGGCCGACGATGGCACGGTCGCCGCCGTGCTCGACTGGGAGCTGTGCACGCTCGGCGACGTGCTGGCCGACGTCGCCGGTATGGCGATGTGGTGGGGCGACGACCCGGCCGCTCGGGGCCGGATCGCCGATGTCCCCACGAGGGCCGACGGCTTCGGCACCCGGGTCGAAATGCTCGAGCGCTACGCGCAGCACTCCGACCGCGATGTGTCCGACCTGCCCTGGTACGTCGCGTTCCAGCACTGGCGCCTGGCCGCCATCAGCGAGGGCGTGCGCGTCCGCTTCGCTGCGGGAGCGATGGGCGATCAGGAGGGCACGGCCAACGCGGACGCGCTCGACGCCGTCGACAGCCTCATCGAGACCGCCGACCGAATCCTGCGCAGCGGCTCGCTCTAG
- a CDS encoding CoA transferase, translating into MRLGDIVNPQDPGQPQPLAGVRILAAEQMAALPYATQLLARLGADVVKVEHPTTGDSGRGSVPFIEDPQGRKVGATFLRNNFNKRSVAIDLKAPEGVELFLDLAPRFDIVCENFKAGTADRLGIGYEAVSARHPEVVYLSVSGFGNDPASPYMHRAAYAAVVEGMSGIYEYKRRPGRRPMANPVGALGDISSALFGVIGILAALRHRDMTGHGQYIDIAMLDATMAMTDIVSNFYSMGIPDEASSGVGIVETFEAGEGNFVLQIVREHHFEKVAELTGNAEWLSDPRFASRAGWAEHFDTVIRPGVERWAADKSNREAVAILSGEGIAAGESNSSREIVEDEHVAVRHMLVEMPRDDGGDPVLVPGNPVKMSRTQEGPETRVPWLGEHTDEVLAEELGLDADRLAALRAAGITT; encoded by the coding sequence ATGCGCCTCGGAGACATCGTGAACCCGCAAGACCCAGGTCAGCCCCAGCCGCTCGCGGGTGTGCGCATCCTCGCCGCCGAGCAGATGGCCGCGCTCCCCTACGCCACACAGCTCCTCGCTCGACTCGGCGCCGACGTCGTGAAGGTCGAACATCCGACCACGGGCGACAGCGGCCGCGGATCGGTACCGTTCATCGAGGACCCTCAGGGTCGCAAGGTCGGCGCCACGTTCCTGCGCAACAACTTCAACAAGCGAAGTGTCGCCATCGATCTGAAGGCACCCGAGGGAGTGGAACTCTTCCTCGACCTCGCCCCCAGGTTCGACATCGTGTGCGAGAACTTCAAGGCCGGTACCGCCGACCGGCTCGGTATCGGCTACGAGGCCGTCTCGGCTCGTCATCCCGAGGTCGTGTATCTGTCGGTGTCGGGTTTCGGCAACGACCCGGCGTCGCCCTACATGCACCGCGCCGCCTATGCCGCCGTCGTCGAGGGCATGTCGGGCATCTACGAGTACAAGCGCCGACCCGGCCGTCGACCGATGGCCAATCCCGTCGGCGCGCTGGGCGACATCAGCAGCGCGCTGTTCGGTGTGATCGGGATCCTCGCCGCATTGCGCCATCGCGACATGACCGGACACGGCCAGTACATCGACATCGCAATGCTCGATGCGACCATGGCCATGACCGACATCGTCAGCAACTTCTACTCGATGGGGATTCCCGACGAAGCGTCGTCGGGGGTCGGCATCGTGGAGACGTTCGAGGCCGGCGAAGGCAACTTCGTGCTCCAGATCGTGCGCGAACACCATTTCGAGAAGGTCGCCGAACTGACCGGCAACGCCGAATGGCTGTCCGACCCCCGCTTCGCCAGCCGCGCCGGCTGGGCGGAGCATTTCGACACGGTCATCCGCCCCGGCGTGGAACGCTGGGCGGCCGACAAGTCGAATCGGGAGGCAGTGGCGATCCTGTCGGGTGAGGGGATCGCCGCCGGTGAATCGAACTCGAGCAGGGAGATCGTCGAGGACGAACACGTCGCCGTGCGCCACATGCTCGTCGAGATGCCCCGCGACGACGGCGGCGATCCGGTGCTCGTGCCTGGCAACCCGGTCAAGATGTCGCGCACCCAGGAGGGCCCGGAGACCCGCGTCCCCTGGCTCGGCGAGCACACCGACGAGGTGCTCGCAGAAGAGCTCGGCCTCGACGCCGACCGCCTCGCGGCCCTGCGCGCCGCCGGCATCACCACCTGA
- the ybaK gene encoding Cys-tRNA(Pro) deacylase, whose product MTPAIDLLRSLGIAHSIDEYEHDPAHPSYGAEAAEALGVDATSVFKTLLVTLDDGTHAVGIVPVGARLDLKAIAAAAGAKKAVMTEPAVAERRTGYVIGGISPFGQKQPSATFVDEWATALEIVHCSGGRRGLEVGVAPSAFVAALGATFAPIAVW is encoded by the coding sequence ATGACGCCCGCGATCGACCTGCTGCGCAGTCTCGGCATCGCCCACTCGATCGACGAGTACGAGCACGATCCTGCTCACCCGTCGTACGGAGCAGAAGCGGCCGAAGCGCTCGGCGTCGATGCAACCTCGGTCTTCAAGACGCTCCTCGTCACGCTCGACGACGGAACGCACGCGGTCGGCATCGTCCCGGTCGGGGCGCGGCTCGACCTCAAGGCGATCGCCGCGGCGGCCGGCGCGAAGAAGGCCGTGATGACCGAACCCGCAGTCGCCGAACGGCGCACCGGCTACGTCATCGGGGGCATCAGCCCGTTCGGCCAGAAGCAGCCGTCGGCGACCTTCGTGGACGAGTGGGCGACCGCGCTGGAGATCGTGCACTGCAGCGGCGGACGACGCGGGCTCGAGGTCGGCGTTGCGCCGTCGGCCTTCGTGGCCGCGCTGGGGGCGACGTTCGCTCCGATCGCGGTCTGGTGA
- a CDS encoding HD-GYP domain-containing protein, translated as MSAPPRTSATGGSAESQAASLDERAWTARPGLARLLRFVMFVGPMVGGFVAVGAAMRIVDRPDGLVPSSVWLVLLIGVSAAGAHVVQTMTMRLAPLTTLFKLSLVFPDEAPSRFSVALRGGTSRRLQERTTSAGPEQVAAEHLLALVADLAGHDRSTRGHSERVRAYSVMLGEQIGLSKADLDKLNWAALIHDVGKLHVPPEILNKPGRPTDDEWTLLRGHPGAAAQHVEALRPWLGDWVDAAMQHHERVDGGGYPAGLRGEEISLAGRLVAIADAFDVMTAPRSYKVPLPHEQARAELLRCAGSQFDPVLVRSFLRISLGRTRWTAGPLGWLSHFPEIVRTPLVAAASTGQVAVAAAAVTVAAATGVVPSSSPAPSQPAAERVVEESLAIDSAMPSDEGRPVGVVTTTSIESSEAPDAIQPEVDVDDAASVPATTESTPSSGPVDTPDESTTTLPGSSTTTPTTTTTTTTTTTTTTTTTTTTTTTTAPMVLAADDAYAITKITTTLRVLDNDDFGSGSADVLTLEVSGGVHHGVVTVVGRNLMYVVNDGETTGLESFSYSICAVGGGCDTAAVTLTVDLD; from the coding sequence ATGAGCGCCCCTCCGAGGACCTCTGCGACCGGCGGGTCCGCCGAGTCGCAGGCCGCGTCGCTGGACGAACGCGCCTGGACGGCCCGCCCGGGGTTGGCACGCCTGTTGCGGTTCGTGATGTTCGTCGGGCCGATGGTGGGCGGATTCGTGGCCGTCGGGGCAGCAATGCGCATCGTCGATCGGCCCGACGGACTCGTGCCCTCTTCGGTCTGGCTGGTGCTTCTGATCGGGGTGTCGGCGGCGGGTGCCCACGTCGTCCAGACGATGACCATGCGGTTGGCGCCGCTGACGACGCTGTTCAAGTTGTCGCTCGTCTTCCCCGACGAAGCGCCGTCACGGTTCTCGGTCGCGCTTCGAGGTGGGACCTCACGCCGGCTGCAGGAGCGAACGACGTCGGCGGGACCGGAGCAGGTCGCCGCGGAGCACCTGCTGGCGCTGGTCGCCGATCTCGCCGGCCACGACCGATCGACTCGTGGTCACTCGGAACGGGTTCGGGCCTACTCCGTGATGTTGGGCGAACAGATCGGCCTCTCCAAGGCCGACCTCGACAAGCTGAACTGGGCGGCGCTCATCCACGACGTCGGGAAGCTCCACGTTCCCCCGGAGATCCTGAACAAGCCGGGACGGCCCACCGACGACGAATGGACGCTCCTGCGTGGCCATCCGGGCGCTGCCGCGCAACACGTCGAGGCGCTTCGTCCGTGGCTCGGCGATTGGGTCGATGCGGCGATGCAGCATCACGAGCGCGTTGACGGCGGCGGGTATCCCGCGGGATTGCGAGGCGAGGAGATCAGCCTGGCCGGGCGGCTCGTGGCGATCGCCGACGCGTTCGACGTGATGACGGCGCCACGGTCCTACAAGGTGCCGCTGCCGCACGAGCAGGCGCGGGCCGAACTCCTCCGGTGCGCCGGTAGCCAGTTCGATCCGGTGCTGGTCCGTTCCTTCCTGCGAATCTCGCTGGGTCGTACTCGATGGACCGCGGGTCCGCTGGGCTGGCTCTCCCATTTCCCCGAGATCGTCCGGACGCCGCTCGTCGCCGCGGCGTCGACGGGTCAGGTCGCCGTTGCCGCCGCGGCTGTGACGGTTGCCGCTGCGACCGGCGTGGTGCCGTCCTCGTCCCCGGCGCCCTCGCAGCCGGCGGCGGAACGCGTCGTCGAGGAGTCCCTCGCCATCGATTCGGCGATGCCCTCGGACGAGGGTCGACCGGTTGGGGTGGTGACGACGACATCGATCGAGTCGTCGGAGGCCCCAGACGCGATCCAGCCCGAGGTGGACGTGGACGACGCTGCGTCGGTGCCGGCGACCACCGAATCGACACCGTCGTCCGGCCCGGTCGATACCCCGGACGAATCGACCACGACGCTGCCCGGTTCGTCGACCACCACCCCGACGACCACCACCACCACGACCACCACGACCACCACGACCACCACGACCACCACGACCACCACGACCACGACCGCGCCGATGGTGCTCGCGGCGGACGACGCCTATGCGATCACCAAGATCACGACGACGCTGCGCGTGCTGGACAACGACGACTTCGGGTCGGGAAGCGCCGACGTCTTGACGCTCGAGGTCAGTGGAGGGGTCCACCACGGTGTTGTCACCGTCGTCGGCCGCAACCTCATGTATGTCGTCAATGACGGTGAGACGACCGGTCTCGAGTCGTTCTCCTACTCGATCTGCGCCGTCGGGGGTGGCTGCGACACCGCGGCGGTGACCCTCACGGTCGACCTCGACTGA
- the tpx gene encoding thiol peroxidase, which yields MAEITLGGNPIHTNGDLPAVGSPAPAYTLTKADFSTVSSADLAGQQVILNIFPSIDTGVCATSVRTFNERAAGLDATVLCVSADLPPAAGRFCGAEGIDNVSTGSTFKNPEVLDAFGVRMTDGKLEGLAARAVVVIGADGNVAHAELVPEIAQEPDYDAAISALS from the coding sequence ATGGCCGAGATCACCCTCGGAGGCAACCCGATCCACACCAACGGCGATCTGCCGGCGGTGGGGAGCCCGGCACCCGCCTACACACTGACCAAGGCCGACTTCAGCACGGTCTCGTCGGCCGATCTGGCCGGTCAGCAGGTGATCCTCAACATCTTCCCGTCGATCGACACCGGCGTGTGCGCGACGAGTGTTCGCACCTTCAACGAGCGCGCCGCCGGGCTCGACGCGACCGTGCTGTGCGTGTCGGCCGACCTCCCGCCGGCGGCAGGACGCTTCTGCGGCGCCGAGGGCATCGACAACGTTTCGACCGGTTCGACGTTCAAGAACCCCGAGGTGCTCGACGCCTTCGGTGTGCGCATGACCGACGGCAAGCTCGAGGGTTTGGCTGCCCGGGCAGTGGTCGTGATCGGTGCCGACGGCAACGTCGCCCATGCCGAGCTCGTCCCCGAGATCGCCCAGGAACCCGACTACGACGCGGCGATCAGCGCCCTCTCGTAG
- a CDS encoding CaiB/BaiF CoA-transferase family protein gives MTTPALDGIRVLDFASVGPGARASRMLSDYGAEVVKLGPTPKDGAKQIVPPYYAYSGHRLMRRGLLDLKAEAGREAYLALARDADVVLESFRPGVVDRLGIGYEATRAVNEKIVYCSTSGFGQSGPQSGWAGHDVNYLAVSGYLDCTGRRADGSPPLPGATVADIAAGGMHAVMAIMAALLRRERTGVGELLDVSIADGAFGLMSLYVDEYLATGTEPGPGHYILTGRYACYEIYTCADGRHLSVGAIEPAFWRNLCRELGLEQYDDAQMEDALQDEIRAAFAAVFATKTRDEWADRLGPADCCVAPVNTVAEAVDDAQYVARGMVVEAEHATEGVFRQTGPVWAGTTQPDGPYPVRDGAATDTAELLAQAGYEPAAIDELLQNGVIA, from the coding sequence ATGACGACTCCCGCCCTCGACGGCATCCGCGTCCTCGACTTCGCGTCGGTCGGCCCCGGCGCCCGCGCGTCACGCATGCTGTCGGACTACGGGGCGGAGGTCGTCAAGCTCGGCCCGACCCCGAAGGACGGCGCCAAGCAGATCGTCCCGCCCTACTACGCCTACAGCGGCCACCGACTCATGCGGCGGGGACTGCTCGACCTCAAGGCCGAAGCGGGCCGCGAGGCGTACCTGGCCCTCGCGAGAGACGCCGACGTGGTGTTGGAGAGCTTCCGACCCGGCGTCGTCGACCGTCTCGGAATCGGCTACGAAGCCACCCGCGCCGTCAACGAGAAGATCGTCTACTGCTCGACCAGCGGTTTCGGCCAGAGCGGGCCCCAGTCAGGGTGGGCCGGCCACGACGTCAACTATCTCGCCGTCTCGGGCTATCTCGACTGCACCGGCCGGCGGGCCGACGGCTCCCCTCCCCTGCCGGGCGCCACTGTCGCCGACATCGCCGCCGGCGGCATGCACGCCGTGATGGCGATCATGGCGGCCCTGCTACGCCGTGAGCGCACCGGCGTGGGCGAACTCCTCGACGTCTCCATCGCCGACGGTGCCTTCGGGTTGATGTCGCTCTATGTCGACGAGTACCTGGCCACCGGCACCGAGCCCGGCCCCGGCCACTACATCCTCACCGGGCGTTACGCCTGCTACGAGATCTACACCTGCGCCGACGGTCGCCATCTTTCCGTGGGCGCGATCGAACCGGCGTTCTGGCGCAACCTCTGCCGAGAGCTCGGTCTGGAGCAGTACGACGATGCCCAGATGGAGGATGCGCTCCAGGACGAGATCCGCGCCGCGTTCGCCGCCGTCTTCGCCACGAAGACCCGCGACGAGTGGGCCGACCGCCTCGGCCCGGCCGACTGCTGTGTGGCACCGGTCAACACCGTTGCCGAAGCGGTCGACGACGCCCAGTACGTTGCCCGCGGCATGGTCGTCGAGGCCGAGCACGCGACCGAGGGCGTCTTCCGCCAGACCGGCCCGGTCTGGGCCGGCACCACCCAACCCGACGGGCCCTACCCGGTGCGCGACGGCGCCGCCACCGACACCGCCGAACTCCTGGCCCAGGCCGGCTACGAGCCGGCGGCCATCGACGAACTGTTGCAGAACGGAGTCATCGCATGA
- a CDS encoding acyl-CoA dehydrogenase family protein: MLNLDFSEEQDMLRDMVRGVCAQLSPLEKVRELEDDPDGIARELWEQLGELGITGLMLPEEFGGSGMSLIEGVVVYEELGRSLAPVPHFVSCVLSAGAILAGGSDEQKAALLPGLAGGETIITPAWLEPENGYSPKGVQATATIDGDDVVLNGSKMHVYFAAAADQLLVLARTGDAPTDVDLFLVPTATPGVTLEQRMSISSDTQYRVEFADVRVPVANRIGAAGSGWATWDDVMLEAVILASAQAMGGADYALEITAQYSKDREQFDKALAEFQAISHNLADARTELDGGKILVYEAAWAQSRGADISRLAPMAKLFTGTVYRDLTAMAQQVFGGVGFTLEYDIQLYFRRAKQLQISWWDIATCEDRIADSVLA; the protein is encoded by the coding sequence ATGCTGAACCTCGATTTCTCCGAAGAACAGGACATGCTGCGCGACATGGTGCGCGGCGTGTGCGCCCAGTTGTCGCCGCTCGAGAAGGTCCGCGAGCTGGAGGACGATCCCGACGGCATCGCCCGTGAACTGTGGGAGCAGCTCGGCGAACTCGGCATCACCGGGCTGATGCTCCCCGAGGAGTTCGGCGGATCCGGTATGAGCCTCATCGAGGGCGTGGTCGTCTACGAAGAGCTCGGACGCTCGCTGGCCCCGGTCCCACACTTCGTCAGCTGCGTGCTCAGTGCGGGGGCGATCCTCGCGGGCGGCAGCGACGAACAGAAGGCGGCGCTCCTTCCCGGTCTGGCCGGCGGCGAGACCATCATCACCCCGGCCTGGCTCGAGCCCGAGAACGGTTACTCGCCGAAGGGCGTGCAGGCCACGGCGACCATCGACGGCGATGACGTCGTGCTCAACGGCTCGAAGATGCACGTCTATTTCGCCGCGGCGGCGGATCAGCTGCTCGTGCTCGCCCGCACCGGCGATGCCCCGACCGATGTCGACCTCTTCCTGGTGCCCACCGCGACCCCCGGCGTCACCCTCGAGCAACGGATGTCGATCTCCTCCGACACGCAGTACCGCGTCGAGTTCGCCGACGTCCGGGTACCGGTCGCCAACCGCATCGGCGCCGCCGGATCGGGCTGGGCGACCTGGGACGACGTCATGCTCGAAGCCGTCATCCTGGCATCGGCCCAGGCCATGGGCGGCGCCGACTACGCCCTCGAGATCACAGCGCAGTACTCGAAGGACCGCGAGCAGTTCGACAAGGCCCTTGCCGAGTTCCAGGCGATCTCCCACAACCTCGCCGATGCCCGTACCGAACTCGACGGCGGCAAGATCCTCGTCTACGAAGCAGCCTGGGCGCAGTCCCGCGGCGCCGACATCAGTCGTCTCGCCCCGATGGCGAAACTGTTCACCGGCACGGTGTATCGCGACCTCACCGCCATGGCCCAGCAGGTCTTCGGCGGTGTCGGGTTCACGCTCGAATACGACATCCAGCTGTACTTCCGCCGCGCCAAGCAACTCCAGATCAGCTGGTGGGACATCGCGACGTGCGAGGATCGCATCGCCGACAGCGTGCTC
- a CDS encoding MaoC family dehydratase N-terminal domain-containing protein: protein MSDLPAAIAELIDTPQYPVTASFPVELGYSYNTLSATENGNPLYWDPAVADELTDGMTVPPTTLSLWMRPHRWEPGAEEEQVALKVHFDLKAMLDLPEAIMSDNTLILHEPVRPGDVISHHQVLRSVSEPKTTKLGTGRFWSIDIVYTNQDGVLVGIESYTGFGYRRHEEAGQ from the coding sequence ATGAGCGATCTTCCCGCCGCGATCGCGGAGCTGATCGACACGCCCCAGTACCCGGTCACGGCCAGCTTCCCGGTCGAGCTCGGCTACAGCTACAACACGCTGTCCGCCACCGAGAACGGCAACCCGCTGTACTGGGATCCCGCCGTCGCCGATGAGCTGACCGACGGCATGACCGTGCCCCCCACCACGCTCTCGCTCTGGATGCGACCCCATCGTTGGGAGCCCGGTGCCGAGGAAGAGCAGGTCGCGCTGAAGGTCCACTTCGACCTCAAGGCGATGCTCGACCTTCCCGAGGCCATCATGAGCGACAACACGCTCATCCTTCACGAACCGGTGCGGCCGGGCGACGTCATCTCCCACCACCAGGTGCTGCGCTCCGTGAGCGAGCCGAAGACCACGAAACTCGGCACCGGCCGCTTCTGGTCGATCGACATCGTCTACACCAACCAGGACGGTGTGCTGGTCGGTATCGAGAGCTACACCGGGTTCGGGTACCGACGCCACGAGGAGGCGGGCCAGTGA
- a CDS encoding acyl-CoA dehydrogenase family protein: MDFEFTPEQQQFAIDVKEFLDANDDPDVFDVTRENMAQIVDTPKRRAFMKSLGHKGWLGITWPEEYGGTDGEGVYEYILNEQLAGRGGPQIGKGVGIIGKTLIAHGSQKLKDEFLPKILENDVEFAVGYSEPNAGSDAASMRLKAERVTSDAGEDGWLLNGQKTWTTSAHFAEWYWVGARTDPDNKHMGITLMLVPLDQEGITINGIWTMGDERTNEVWFDDVFVSDDYVVGQVNYGFRYISQALDLERFTMFTMSPILQRLELLTDYVKTAVRDGEPLRDDPKVRARLARLHTEAEVARVMGLKFVAEAVKVEYLVKAGKPYQPPTVEASEYKLFATELSKRLADAAMDIGGPGSQLRVKTEDAPMKGRSESTYRYTVIDTIGGGSSEIQKNIIARRAMGLPKNF; the protein is encoded by the coding sequence ATGGATTTCGAGTTCACTCCTGAACAACAGCAGTTCGCGATCGACGTGAAGGAGTTCCTCGACGCCAACGACGATCCCGACGTCTTCGACGTGACCAGGGAGAACATGGCGCAGATCGTCGACACCCCGAAGCGGCGGGCGTTCATGAAGTCGCTCGGGCACAAGGGCTGGTTGGGCATCACGTGGCCCGAGGAGTACGGCGGCACCGACGGTGAAGGCGTCTACGAATACATCCTCAACGAGCAGCTGGCCGGCCGCGGCGGCCCCCAGATCGGCAAGGGCGTCGGCATCATCGGCAAGACGCTGATCGCCCACGGCTCGCAGAAGCTGAAGGACGAGTTCCTGCCGAAGATCCTGGAGAACGACGTCGAGTTCGCCGTCGGCTACTCCGAACCCAACGCCGGGTCCGACGCCGCGTCCATGCGACTCAAGGCCGAACGGGTCACCAGCGATGCCGGTGAAGACGGCTGGCTGCTCAACGGCCAGAAGACCTGGACGACGTCGGCCCACTTCGCCGAGTGGTACTGGGTGGGCGCCCGCACCGATCCCGACAACAAGCACATGGGCATCACGCTCATGCTCGTGCCCCTCGATCAAGAGGGCATCACCATCAACGGGATCTGGACGATGGGCGACGAGCGGACCAACGAGGTCTGGTTCGACGACGTGTTCGTGTCGGACGACTATGTGGTCGGTCAGGTCAACTACGGCTTTCGCTACATCAGCCAGGCCCTCGATCTCGAACGCTTCACGATGTTCACGATGTCGCCGATCCTCCAGCGGCTCGAGCTCCTCACCGACTACGTGAAGACCGCAGTGAGAGACGGCGAACCCCTCCGCGACGACCCCAAGGTGCGCGCCCGACTCGCCCGGCTCCACACCGAAGCCGAGGTCGCCCGCGTCATGGGTCTCAAGTTCGTGGCCGAGGCCGTCAAGGTCGAGTACCTGGTGAAGGCGGGCAAGCCCTACCAGCCGCCGACGGTCGAGGCATCCGAGTACAAGCTCTTCGCGACCGAACTCTCGAAGCGCCTCGCCGACGCGGCGATGGACATCGGCGGCCCCGGCTCACAGCTGCGGGTCAAGACCGAGGACGCCCCGATGAAGGGCCGTTCCGAGTCGACCTACCGCTACACGGTGATCGACACCATCGGCGGCGGCTCCTCGGAGATCCAGAAGAACATCATCGCCCGCCGGGCCATGGGCCTGCCGAAGAACTTCTGA